The following coding sequences are from one Luteimonas sp. S4-F44 window:
- a CDS encoding Lrp/AsnC family transcriptional regulator, with product MSSEPADVRLLMLLRENARLSTAEIARRLGLSRTTVQSRIERLERDGVISGYTVRVRDDFEQGHIRAQIMISVRPRQMTPVVTALRAIDAVRTLHSVSGPYDLIALGVVPTVADMDVLTDRIGCLEGVERTTSSIILSTKFDR from the coding sequence ATGTCCAGCGAGCCCGCCGACGTCCGTCTGCTGATGCTGTTGCGCGAGAACGCGCGGCTGTCCACGGCCGAGATCGCGCGCCGACTCGGGCTGTCGCGCACCACGGTGCAGAGCCGGATCGAGCGACTCGAGCGCGACGGCGTCATCAGCGGCTACACGGTGCGGGTCCGCGACGACTTCGAACAGGGGCACATCCGCGCGCAGATCATGATCAGCGTCCGGCCCCGGCAGATGACGCCGGTGGTGACCGCGCTGCGCGCGATCGATGCGGTGCGCACCCTGCATTCGGTCAGCGGCCCCTACGACCTGATCGCGCTCGGCGTGGTGCCGACCGTCGCCGACATGGATGTGCTGACCGATCGGATCGGCTGCCTGGAAGGCGTCGAGCGCACGACCTCGTCGATCATCCTGTCGACCAAGTTCGATAGATAA